From Triticum aestivum cultivar Chinese Spring chromosome 4A, IWGSC CS RefSeq v2.1, whole genome shotgun sequence, a single genomic window includes:
- the LOC123088359 gene encoding putative disease resistance RPP13-like protein 3: MAGTTVSMAMMMLVGAISKAASAAAAEMSLLMGVRKDIWFIKDELETMYAFLLATEATKNKNILLKVWAKQIRDLAYGIEDCLDEFMVHVKSHSLSCQLFKIKDRHRIANQIRNLKSRVEEVSSRNTHYNKIMTDASNSVDKVNSYMEDIRSHSAGNIDEAELVGFVKPKEELIKMMDVNAGDGLSKVICVVGMGGLGKTTLARKLYESKVNIVSKFSCCAWVTVSKSFSKIEMLKDMIRQLLGSGSLKKCLNELEGKEVQVDDLGNYLREELVEKRYFIVLDDLWTIDAWKGITNIAFPVSNNKCSRVIVTTRDVGLAEQCTSESLIYHLKHLQISDATNLLLRKSRKTREDMKNDKKMKIVVTKIMKKCGGLPLAILTIGGILATKKLTESESIYKQIPSELESNPSLEALRSIVTLSYNYLPSHLKSCFLYLSLFPEDFEIKRRRVVERWIVEGFVRTNGGVNIEDVGISYFNELINRSMIQPSRVNMEGIVKSCRVHDIMRDVMVSISRDENFVNIASGNAASPVEQNFRHVSYHGSKCQNIDTYWCNNVRSVTVFGERSIEQSSPVFSHDLRMLRAMDLEDAQFKITQKDIEIIGLLRHLKYVNIQCGSNSHVCKLPRSIGKLQYLQTLDIRNTYITSLPAEIGKLQSLHSLRCGRKYWHNDSDSYVPIGCLVDTLCLPMMFTPLGNPDLHDYLIAELRMVYSGRWFKSEGLRVPKGIGNLKELHILEVVDIKRTCRRATKELGKLTQLQKLRVVAEGASTKKCKILCAAIEELSSLSSLGVDAGSLKWIDSISCPPPFLRTLKLDGLLGEVPGWFKHLMNLVKLYLKGSHMKEGGKSMEILGALPNLMLLHQYSNSYGGEKLVFKVGSFPKLRKLDVFLHCKLTELRFEEGTSPYLEKIEIGDCMLRSGIIGIQHLPRLNEISLGDGCKVAKLGLLQGEVEAHPNHPVLRLLWGRGYHDLRVVTDVSSAAAQVIEVATGPSVVLSEQAAVGERSSQVLTGSDRSAS; this comes from the exons ATGGCAGGGACGACGGTGAGCATGGCGATGATGATGCTTGTGGGCGCCATCAGCAAGGCCgcctccgctgccgctgccgagatGAGCCTCCTCATGGGCGTCCGGAAGGACATCTG GTTCATCAAAGATGAGCTAGAGACCATGTACGCCTTTCTTTTGGCCACTGAAGCAACAAAGAACAAAAACATATTGCTGAAGGTTTGGGCAAAGCAAATAAGGGACCTGGCCTATGGTATTGAAGATTGTcttgatgaatttatggtgcacGTGAAAAGCCATAGCTTGTCTTGCCAGCTATTTAAGATAAAAGACCGTCATCGCATCGCCAACCAAATTCGCAATCTAAAATCAAGAGTTGAAGAGGTGAGCAGTAGGAATACACATTATAACAAGATCATGACCGATGCCTCCAACAGTGTTGACAAGGTGAATTCTTACATGGAAGATATTCGCAGCCACTCAGCTGGCAACATTGACGAGGCAGAGCTTGTGGGCTTTGTTAAGCCTAAAGAAGAGTTGATTAAGATGATGGATGTCAACGCTGGAGATGGTCTTTCCAAGGTGATTTGTGTTGTTGGCATGGGCGGTTTAGGAAAGACTACTCTAGCAAGGAAGTTATATGAAAGTAAGGTAAACATTGTTAGTAAATTTTCTTGTTGTGCTTGGGTCACTGTCTCAAAATCGTTTTCTAAGATAGAGATGCTCAAGGACATGATTAGGCAGCTTTTGGGTTCTGGTTCACTGAAGAAATGCTTGAATGAACTTGAAGGAAAGGAAGTGCAAGTAGATGATCTAGGCAACTACCTTAGAGAAGAGCTAGTGGAGAAGAggtattttattgttcttgatgacTTGTGGACCATAGATGCATGGAAGGGGATAACGAATATTGCTTTTCCTGTTAGTAACAATAAATGTAGCCGGGTAATAGTAACAACTAGAGATGTTGGTTTGGCTGAGCAGTGCACTTCTGAATCACTTATCTACCACCTTAAACACCTCCAAATTAGTGATGCCACAAATTTGCTACTTAGAAAGAGTAGGAAAACACGGGAAGACATGAAAAATGATAAGAAAATGAAGATCGTGGTTACTAAAATTATGAAGAAGTGTGGCGGTCTACCACTGGCTATACTCACTATAGGAGGCATTCTTGCCACCAAAAAGCTAACAGAGTCGGAAAGTATTTACAAGCAGATCCCCTCGGAACTCGAGAGCAACCCTAGCCTTGAAGCATTAAGGAGCATAGTCACTCTGAGTTACAACTATTTGCCATCTCATCTCAAGTCATGCTTTCTGTATTTAAGCTTATTTCCTGAAGATTTTGAAATCAAAAGGAGACGTGTGGTAGAGAGATGGATAGTAGAGGGGTTTGTTAGAACCAATGGTGGAGTAAACATCGAAGATGTTGGAATAAGTTACTTTAATGAGCTAATCAACCGAAGCATGATTCAGCCCTCAAGAGTGAACATGGAAGGAATCGTTAAGAGTTGTCGAGTACATGATATCATGCGTGATGTCATGGTCTCAATTTCTAGAGATGAAAATTTTGTGAACATTGCAAGTGGTAATGCAGCTAGTCCTGTAGAGCAGAACTTCCGTCATGTATCATACCATGGTAGCAAGTGCCAAAACATAGACACATATTGGTGCAATAATGTTCGCTCGGTGACTGTATTTGGTGAGAGATCCATCGAGCAATCATCTCCAGTCTTTTCACATGACTTAAGAATGCTTAGAGCCATGGATCTAGAGGATGCACAATTTAAAATCACCCAGAAAGATATAGAAATTATAGGACTGTTGCGGCACTTGAAGTATGTGAATATTCAGTGTGGTAGCAATTCACATGTTTGCAAACTTCCAAGATCTATTGGTAAGCTACAATACTTGCAAACTTTGGACATACGTAACACATATATCACATCATTGCCAGCTGAAATTGGTAAACTCCAAAGTCTGCATAGCCTCCGTTGTGGAAGAAAGTACTGGCACAATGATTCAGATTCATATGTGCCAATTGGATGTTTGGTGGACACATTGTGTCTACCCATGATGTTCACACCTTTGGGTAATCCtgatcttcatgattatttgattGCTGAGCTACGCATGGTATACTCTGGTCGTTGGTTCAAGTCTGAGGGTTTGAGGGTGCCCAAAGGAATTGGTAACTTAAAAGAGTTACACATATTGGAGGTTGTGGACATCAAGAGAACTTGTAGGAGAGCAACTAAAGAGCTAGGGAAGCTTACACAACTACAAAAACTGAGAGTTGTAGCAGAAGGAGCCTCCACGAAAAAATGTAAGATACTTTGTGCAGCCATCGAGGAGCTATCTTCCCTATCATCTCTTGGTGTGGATGCTGGATCACTCAAGTGGATCGATTCTATATCCTGCCCTCCCCCCTTCTTGAGGACCCTGAAGTTGGATGGACTTCTTGGAGAGGTGCCAGGCTGGTTCAAGCATCTTATGAATTTGGTGAAACTTTACCTTAAAGGGAGCCATATGAAGGAAGGAGGTAAAAGCATGGAGATATTGGGGGCACTGCCTAACCTCATGCTCCTTCATCAATATTCAAATTCTTATGGTGGGGAGAAGCTCGTGTTTAAAGTGGGATCATTTCCAAAGCTACGGAAGCTTGACGTCTTTCTTCATTGTAAATTGACGGAGCTGAGATTCGAGGAGGGCACCTCGCCCTACCTTGAAAAGATAGAAATTGGTGACTGCATGTTAAGATCAGGGATTATTGGTATCCAACACCTTCCAAGGCTCAACGAGATTTCACTTGGAGATGGTTGTAAAGTGGCCAAACTTGGTTTACTGCAAGGCGAAGTGGAGGCACACCCCAACCATCCTGTGTTGCGACTGCTCTGGGGAAGGGGTTACCATGACCTTAGGGTAGTCACCGATGTCTCCAGTGCTGCTGCACAAGTGATAGAAGTAGCGACGGGACCATCAGTTGTTCTTTCCGAGCAGGCAGCAGTAGGAGAGCGCTCCTCACAGGTGCTGACAGGGAGCGATAGGTCAGCTAGCTAA